Below is a genomic region from Periplaneta americana isolate PAMFEO1 chromosome 7, P.americana_PAMFEO1_priV1, whole genome shotgun sequence.
TCTTATAACAAAAGTTGTTCTCATTTTTGACTGATATATCATGGAATTCTGCCAAGATCACCAACTACAGAAGTGAAATTGTGCTTGGTGCTGAGGatcataaatttattttagacTTTTATTCACATGAAGGATCCACAGATATTGTCTTCTGCATTGcaaaaaaatttatttcaaccttattttctctttctttactcTCATTTCCCCCATTTCAGTGTtgcaaaatatttcctatacataGTGCACCATTAGTACTATAATCCATCCGTGGATTCTGTAGAGTATACTGGTGCACGTCACTTGGAAGAGGACGGAGCTTGCTTCCTTCCCTTCCTCAAGCTAGCGAGCAAGTGGTCAACAGTTTACATGGCGTGTTGTGTTCACTCTCCCACGTACCCTTCTTTTCAGGTCTGGACTACTCATTGGACCAACCAGCTATGATTAGAGGTGGGGTGTAACAGCATTTTGCCGTCACAACTTAGAAAATAATCACTGTGACAGATAAcagtgattttgtcacagtgaTTTTTTTGTGTTCAGATGATTCGTGGTGATTATGAATGTTTCCCATCACGAGCCGACAGAaagatgtttatgtttatcgcTCTTCTAAAAAATTGAATTGATATACCAGTGCCATGTCTTATATCAATAATAGTAACTAATGGCACGGGTATACTAAACACAGAACATGCTCTGAGCTATTATCACGATGTGTGGGCGCATATATTCCTCCAAATATGTAGGTGAATCATTTTtggaagaatacaatgagtgcaatgCTCCTTCAGTATCAAAAAGTTGCCGACATCAACTTTCAAATTGAAACGataattaattagatcccagttatgttgtccttcaagttaatcttccaACTTGCAGTTCTTTGGACTATGGAGCTGAACTACATATATATACCATACATCAGTTGAATCAGTCGGAGACAGCAATTTCtcagagctgtgattttggaactatagtcacagtcagaaccagtgacaaaatcacaggtcttcaaatcacaccccaccACTAACTATGATATGATGTCAGTTGCGCAAAAAGCTAGTTTTGTGACTGGCATTCTACAGATTCTGTAGGTTGTTGATTCTTCATGACAAGAGATCTATGTCCAAGCAGGATTTGCGTATAATGACGGTTTTAGGGCACGTTTTAAGGGGTATTCCCATTTCTCTCCTCAGCATTCCATCATCTCTCcattaatagtaacaataatatccAGTCTATCCATCTCTCAAGGTTTCCCATGAGCAACATTTAAGACTGCAAAGTGATTAACAGTTTCGATACATACTTATAGAATAACAATCAAAATTAGTTACACAATGTTGAAGGCAAATGTTTTTCCCACTTTCTTCTATAGTCCTATACTGAATTTCCTATTAGAGGAcatcaatgttatattttataatcctATActtaggggttaggtacagcttacagcagtaaaattttggaaatattcaacattttttttcctccattactgtatcttgtacaataatgaaaattagtatgtgtaaaacactgtccttctgctatatgaaaaaaatatttttacgataaaaaaaaaatatttacattttgttttcaaaattcagttcattgtgcagtgatgaagcatttcccacataactcaaaaattatccaacattttgtgatgaaattttttatgtgtatttatgcatgtatatacaatatgatgcaaaatcacttctctgcctttgatagattgtcttatACAAAatcaattcattaaaaaaatagtcaaatatcagtattttcttctaacacaaaataaaaaaatatatatattatttattaaggaatgtagttgaaagaccatgatattgtaaacatgagtttcagcaataaaatcgtaaacatatttttttcatatagcagaaggatagtgttttacacataccaatttccattattttacaagatatagtaacggagtaaaaaatgttgaatatttccaaaaattttattactgtaagctgtacctaaccccttaagcattGCAATACTGAATTATAAACTAAATACAACTGCTTTACTGCTAAATTATGGAATAGAGATCTTACATTCTCTGCTTCTGTGCAACGTTGTATTTGCGGTGGGGAGGAGAGGAGATAGCAAAAGACTGTAATGCTTTTAAATAAATTGACGTCCAAGACTGAGATAagacacttgaaatttaacaatcACTGACCAGCAGAGATATAATGAAATATCTGTACACGAAACTTaacagattaataaaaaaaaaagtagccagAGTGAAATTAGGTATGACCGAAGGTCTTGAAGATAAAATTTGATTGCATCGTCAAATAGTATTTAAGACAAATCTTACTTGTTCTAGATACCAGATGCTTGCCTGGTGACTGAAGTCACACTAGGCCTAAACAATTTTTGCCAAAAAAGGAAAATGCGCATAATATGGTATTTGCACTACACAGATTAGATCTACTCATATTACTCATCAACTATGTTTGGCCCTCATTTAGAAACTGAAATTCAGTACAAATGAATACTATGAAAGTAGCTGTATCTGTACAGCAGGTTTCCAGTTTCAGTTCTCTTCAATGTAGCTATTACTtcaaacatgaaaattaattatactaacagtgaaataggcctaaataaatactGATAAAGAAAATTAAGGAGGGCCAGTTTTAAATAGGTCATCTAACCTTTGCAAATCTAAAACAATTCAGTGGCCTAGGCAGTGTTGCTTACAATAACTGTGATGGTCATCCATGTCCTTTATTACAATAACATCACAAGTTCAGCGATATGGCGACtatatgatacaaattaattctgaAAAAGCAGCACACCACAAGATCTTGAATTCTAGGAACTCGTAACTATTAAAAGCATTTCACTGATAATTAGGTATAAAAATGTAAGCTTTAATATAGAACAAATATACTTCGAGATGTTCACACAGCATTTTCATGAAATATAATTAGAGTCTACCTTaaagttttcaaaataaattgtcCATGAAGAGACGTGTAAGAGACGAGAAATTTGACACAACAAGGTGTAAGCTTAACTATCacagaaaacataatttttacaaGGTCAACGATACCaaatttttttctcttcaaagCTAAGAAACAAGAGCTAAACGTTGTTtcctgattaattatttatttaataagtgTACTGTATATACCAAAAATATACAACtgtattttaaaatcattatttgGACTTCATTTAGCGCGACTATAACAAACAATCtgctaaatctaaaaaaaaaaaaaattagattacCTAAAATGTTTATGACATAGTGTTACGATATTCGTAATTAAGAACGGTTGATACAAATTTAAGAACTGTGAATGATGTGGGACATACAAGTGTCGGGAGTTTATGTATACTATTTGAGGGAAACTTGTTAAACATCAGACATAGCGAAACACTAAATTTAATTACACAACTTACGTTTATAATACACAAGAAATGATCATGGATATAAAAAAAGCATGGATAGGCtaacatgaaatttaaaaaatgctgaatattacTACAAAATGGTTTTCAAAACGTAATGGTAAAGTCATTTTATTCACCCGATAAAAATCAGTCTTGTATGGAACTGTGTTAATCTAACAATACTATGGACAAATTTACATTATAGGATACATAAATAAGCTACTCCCAGTTGTAATGTTGTGCTCTTATATATCTTTCAACACATATATCACcatgtactgtatatttacaACTGACAtgctagtaggcctatttataaaatTTCTAAACACATCAGATTCTTGGTTTCTTGGGAAGTGAGCCAAATGCTGATATAACAGTCCCTTTTGTACCTGTAACACTCGTGGTCAACGATGGCTGTTGGAGCAGTCCTGCTGGTTTCATTATATGGCCAGTCTGTGTATTTCCAGTCATGTTAGCTGCTACCATTGTCCCAACCTGGTCCCACTTGGATTTTCGGCGTTTTGCGTCATCTTCCGCGCCTGACCCACTTCCCGGACGTTTAGCAGTTCCAGAAACAAACTCcacttttgttttatctttacgTTCTTTTTCACGTCGATCCATTTCTGCTTTCTGAACACGAGCCAGTTCTTCATAGAAAGATTCCTTCCCCCAACGTAACGGGTCATATGCCTGTGCGGGATAATTGGTACCGAATTCATTAATACTACAAAACTGGATCAGTTTTTCATAGATACTGGGATTACGAAAATCCTTACGTTGCTGAATTACATGATTCATATCCAATCCATTCGATTCCATTCTCTCATGTAAGCGAGTTATCTTCTCTTGAAGCAAGTTTGAGCACAAGCCTGTTGGTTCTGGAGGTAGGCGAACACCGTCTGGGCCTTCCCCTTCATTTCCTGAAGCCTTTAGCCTTTCTTGTTCTGACCCTTCGCCTGGAACACCTTCGTCGTCAGACAGAACCGTGTCGTCATGGTAAGAAACTAATCGAGGTGGTATGGTTGGTACCGGAGGTGTTGCTATATTTGAGGTATTAGAATTTACACTACTATCATCATTTGGAGATTTCTCATTATCTTCTTCGACACCATCCTCTTCACCTTCTGAATCGGTATAAGTGGCAGTAAGAGATGCCAAAGCCAAACTTTGACTAGACATTATGGTAGAACACTACGACGATTAATATTGTACCTATTATCCCAAATATATGTACCGATGtagaaatttaataacacttaagTATGCTTGAATCAGACGTACGAACACCAGATGCTAACCTGTAACAAGAAACAATTACATTTAAACGACTCAATAGATTCTGCAAAATCAAGAAAAGGTAAGCAAACGAATGCAATAATTAGTAACTTACATAATATTCTACAACACTTATTCATTGAactaaattatatacatttacaATCGCTCCAGTACCAACTTTCTCTCCAACTTTTTATAGACATTAACGCAATTCTGGAGACGTTGCCAAGGGTACCAACATTCAATCTGTATCGCAGATTGATTTGTATCTTTCGTAATAATTAACGTCATCATATTAAACGTTTTATGCAAGAATCAGTAATCATGGTTACGTTATGCTTTTAAAAGTCGTAAATACGTTTTATATCCACtgcaataaaatggaaattttagattcaagaataaaattttcctttttttttattagtattGGTACGAATGATTATTGACCCAACCCACAGCCTCCTAGATACCCAATGCACAGCAAAGAGTACTGAAtttattctgtgctcgttggtgcACAGTATACTATGCTCTGTCAGAGCCATCTGGCTCTGTACATTAGACTCAGGGGGGTCTCTTCCCAGCTCCCGCGCTTTCCTTCTCAAACATCGTCGTCTGCTGCTGACGTCACGTGGAGGGTAGTGTGGTGTCAGTAGACATGGGAAAAGCGACACATCCAGCTGTTTCGAAACATTCGGAACGACACAGTGAAATGTTTCGAAACAGTGTGTCGAATCACGACACATCTACTGAGAGGCAATGTGCCGGCTGGCACTGTATCGCTGCTTCGTTTGCTGTCAGATGTGCTGATTCGAAACACTGTACGCAAGATACGACACATGACAAACTTGCggtacagtatagagaacatactgtGGCCTAAGTAGGAACTTTTATTAGTTAATCACgtctactttaaaaatataccTATCATTGTCACGTCATTTTCAAGTAGCTATCAGATTCCAAATGCAGACATCAATTTAATCTacctacttacttaatggcttttaaggaacccggaggttcattgccgccctcagttTAATCTACTAGTACAGAATAAATGTGACGATCATTAACCGATAAATAAGTTTATAATCAatgtatgtacggtatgtatTTGCTCATAAGTATACAGATTCACATGCTTTGACCTATTTTCGTCCAAGTTTGCACATTAAGCCTTCACAACCAGGCGAAAAACATAGGCAACATTAACATtagacaaatggacgttaaattattttttaaaataatgaaaataaatactatCAAACATGCATGCGTAATATTAAAATTGCATCTTCTAGAGTCAAATGTGgttatttctgttatattcaacatcgactttcacgggGCCGTcgaaaaaataacatgaaattaaataacattgttggtaGGTATATTATGAAACGAAAAACCTAgaaaattcatgcaataagtagcTATTACACAGTCCAAGaacatattatgaatttctcgatacaATTGTGGATAGTGAGCAGACTTtcttttatccaactgaattcctgaattctttgaaaccacaaggaatATAACCACATaacttaatacttaatattggatCATCAATAATACTTACAagtagcttttaaggaacccgcaggttcattgc
It encodes:
- the LOC138703480 gene encoding SAP30-binding protein isoform X1; this encodes MSSQSLALASLTATYTDSEGEEDGVEEDNEKSPNDDSSVNSNTSNIATPPVPTIPPRLVSYHDDTVLSDDEGVPGEGSEQERLKASGNEGEGPDGVRLPPEPTGLCSNLLQEKITRLHERMESNGLDMNHVIQQRKDFRNPSIYEKLIQFCSINEFGTNYPAQAYDPLRWGKESFYEELARVQKAEMDRREKERKDKTKVEFVSGTAKRPGSGSGAEDDAKRRKSKWDQVGTMVAANMTGNTQTGHIMKPAGLLQQPSLTTSVTGTKGTVISAFGSLPKKPRI
- the LOC138703480 gene encoding SAP30-binding protein isoform X2 — protein: MSSQSLALASLTATYTDSEGEEDGVEEDNEKSPNDDSSVNSNTSNIATPPVPTIPPRLVSYHDDTVLSDDEGVPGEGSEQERLKASGNEGEGPDGVRLPPEPTGLCSNLLQEKITRLHERMESNGLDMNHVIQQRKDFRNPSIYEKLIQFCSINEFGTNYPAQAYDPLRWGKESFYEELARVQKAEMDRREKERKDKTKVEFVSGTAKRPGSGSGAEDDAKRRKSKWDQVGTMVAANMTGNTQTGHIMKPAGLLQQPSLTTSVTDGVQMITL